From one Fulvitalea axinellae genomic stretch:
- a CDS encoding AAA family ATPase has product MNITNEKVKAFLRKNKALSLKSLELESGLSQGLLTKVLNGERSLNDQHLEKIRPVMLKYGYVSAPSDCKVISVVNQKGGVGKTTTVANLGSALTRKGFSVLVIDLDAQANLTAHFGYHDVDENIYTALKGLTDWPILKTEEGPDLVPSDIDLSSGEKEFNDLSSNFLLKKFVEPIRENYDYILIDCGPSLGSLMTNALISSDRVMITIQPEAFSIKGLNALISTIDSVRDEVNQNLRIEGILFTMYDGRLSLHKQNIDAIRQDLGYLGVYDRAIRLNVALKEAAQAGMDIFAYDHKSSGAEDYLELANEVSNG; this is encoded by the coding sequence ATGAATATAACGAATGAAAAGGTTAAGGCCTTTTTGAGAAAAAACAAGGCGCTTTCTCTTAAGAGCCTTGAATTGGAAAGTGGCCTTTCGCAAGGTTTGCTAACCAAGGTCCTTAACGGAGAAAGGTCATTGAATGATCAGCATTTGGAAAAAATCCGGCCCGTAATGCTGAAATACGGTTATGTGTCGGCGCCTAGCGACTGTAAAGTAATCAGTGTCGTAAACCAAAAAGGCGGCGTAGGAAAAACGACTACAGTTGCGAATCTTGGCTCGGCACTTACAAGAAAGGGGTTTAGCGTACTCGTAATAGATCTTGACGCTCAGGCGAACCTTACGGCTCATTTCGGTTATCACGATGTTGATGAGAACATATACACGGCCCTGAAAGGCTTGACCGACTGGCCGATTCTGAAAACAGAAGAAGGACCGGACCTTGTGCCGTCTGATATTGACCTTTCGTCGGGAGAAAAAGAGTTTAATGATTTGTCCTCAAATTTCCTTCTGAAGAAGTTCGTGGAGCCGATCCGTGAGAATTACGATTATATCCTGATCGATTGTGGCCCTTCTTTGGGCTCCTTGATGACCAACGCTCTTATATCGTCTGATAGGGTAATGATTACTATTCAGCCTGAGGCTTTTTCTATAAAAGGGCTCAACGCCTTGATCAGTACAATTGACAGTGTCCGCGACGAGGTGAATCAGAACCTGCGCATCGAGGGGATTCTGTTTACGATGTACGACGGTCGCTTGTCGTTGCATAAACAAAATATTGACGCAATCCGTCAGGATTTGGGTTATCTGGGCGTATACGACAGAGCTATTCGTCTGAATGTTGCGCTGAAAGAGGCCGCTCAAGCGGGAATGGATATCTTCGCTTATGATCATAAATCATCGGGAGCGGAAGATTATTTGGAACTTGCAAACGAAGTGTCGAATGGCTAA